Proteins co-encoded in one Deinococcus radiopugnans ATCC 19172 genomic window:
- the sdaAB gene encoding L-serine ammonia-lyase, iron-sulfur-dependent subunit beta, with translation MSLLDMIGPVMIGPSSSHTAGACRLGLVAHHLLGEAPRRAKIGLHASFAKTGRGHGTHLALIAGLLGFAPDDARLPQAFEEAKAAGLEFEFRDVDLGDVHPNTAHIELSGETQKVTVQGSSTGGGVILVTQVQGLGVNFSASSPTVLLRYTDAVGMIARIASTIAADGVNIAALTCTRQTRGGQALLAIELDAPLSDQALAFLDYWPDTNWVRLLPKLMDG, from the coding sequence ATGTCCCTTCTCGACATGATCGGCCCGGTGATGATCGGCCCCAGCAGCAGCCACACGGCGGGGGCCTGTCGGCTGGGTCTGGTGGCCCACCACCTGCTGGGCGAGGCCCCCCGGCGGGCGAAGATCGGTCTGCACGCCTCGTTCGCCAAGACTGGACGCGGCCACGGCACCCATCTGGCGCTGATCGCGGGTCTGCTGGGCTTCGCGCCCGACGACGCCCGCCTGCCCCAGGCCTTCGAGGAGGCCAAAGCCGCCGGGCTGGAGTTCGAATTCAGGGACGTGGATCTGGGCGACGTGCACCCCAACACCGCGCACATCGAGCTGTCCGGCGAAACGCAGAAGGTCACCGTGCAGGGCAGCAGCACCGGCGGCGGCGTGATTCTGGTGACGCAGGTGCAGGGCCTGGGGGTCAACTTCAGCGCGTCCAGCCCCACCGTCCTGCTGCGTTACACCGACGCGGTGGGCATGATTGCCCGCATCGCCAGCACCATCGCCGCCGACGGCGTGAACATCGCCGCGCTGACCTGCACGCGCCAGACGCGCGGCGGGCAGGCATTGCTGGCGATAGAACTGGACGCCCCCCTCAGCGATCAGGCGCTAGCCTTCCTGGACTACTGGCCGGATACCAACTGGGTGCGGCTGTTGCCCAAGCTGATGGACGGCTAG
- a CDS encoding IclR family transcriptional regulator produces MTRTHATVEAAVRVLELFDADRTEWTLSDLARHLNQPTSTVHEQLQTLAGVGLLVRLGRGRYGLGWRLLKLSSALYGSLPWYAPAHDAMERLARGTHLLAFLCVLHGDSVLCVARSVQGRDGPPVAGELDFELPAHATASGKLLLALAGQALPQPTAAFTPQTLTGAAAWNAESRSIRAQGHALSRDEWAPGTSGLAVPVRGEGGAVLAALGLSLPTARLHAAEALLRTLKNAAAEVGWTLGHRG; encoded by the coding sequence ATGACGCGCACCCACGCCACCGTCGAGGCCGCCGTCCGCGTGCTGGAACTGTTCGACGCAGACCGCACCGAGTGGACACTGAGTGACCTTGCACGGCACCTGAATCAGCCCACGTCCACCGTGCATGAGCAGTTGCAGACGCTGGCCGGCGTGGGCCTGCTGGTGCGGCTGGGGCGCGGGCGTTACGGGCTGGGCTGGCGCCTGCTGAAGCTGAGCAGCGCGCTGTACGGCAGCCTGCCGTGGTACGCCCCCGCCCACGACGCGATGGAACGGCTGGCGCGCGGCACGCACCTGCTGGCCTTTCTATGCGTGCTGCACGGCGACTCTGTGCTGTGCGTGGCCCGCAGCGTGCAGGGGCGCGACGGGCCGCCCGTCGCCGGGGAACTGGATTTCGAGCTGCCGGCCCACGCCACCGCCAGCGGAAAGTTGCTGCTGGCGCTGGCGGGGCAGGCTCTCCCCCAGCCCACGGCCGCGTTCACGCCGCAAACGCTGACGGGCGCTGCCGCCTGGAACGCCGAGAGCCGCAGCATTCGCGCGCAGGGCCACGCGCTGAGCCGCGACGAGTGGGCGCCGGGCACCAGTGGACTGGCCGTGCCCGTGCGCGGCGAGGGGGGCGCGGTGCTGGCGGCCCTGGGCCTGAGCCTGCCCACAGCCAGACTGCACGCCGCCGAGGCCCTGCTAAGGACGCTCAAAAATGCAGCGGCGGAGGTGGGCTGGACGCTGGGGCACCGGGGCTAG
- a CDS encoding arginase family protein: MSQPAHLPYGGIATFARAPIVQPDGDWRADVAILGIPFDIALGFRPGARFAPRALREASLRYVPPFTGLDGVTRLQNVTFVDAGDVVLPSLEPELARERITAAARQVRARCRLPVFLGGDHSVSYPLLRAFDDVPELHVIQLDAHLDFTDTRNDTRFSNSSPFRRAAEELPNLVHITTIGLRGLRHDPEAVAAARARGHTLVPMEEVEARCAGIVEALPPGRPVYLSVDVDAFDPAVLPGTSSPEPDGFTYALALRVIAALAHRHQLLALDVVELAPNLDPTGRSELVAARLIMETLCEVFHD, from the coding sequence GTGAGCCAGCCCGCCCATTTGCCCTACGGGGGGATTGCTACTTTTGCCCGCGCCCCCATCGTTCAGCCGGACGGCGACTGGCGCGCAGACGTGGCCATCCTTGGCATCCCCTTCGACATCGCCCTGGGTTTTCGCCCCGGCGCACGCTTCGCGCCGCGTGCCTTGCGGGAGGCGTCCTTGCGCTACGTGCCGCCGTTCACCGGTCTGGACGGCGTGACCCGTTTGCAAAACGTGACCTTCGTGGATGCCGGGGACGTGGTGTTGCCCTCGCTGGAGCCTGAATTAGCCCGCGAGCGCATAACAGCGGCGGCGCGGCAGGTCAGGGCACGCTGCCGCCTCCCGGTCTTCCTGGGCGGCGATCACAGCGTGTCCTACCCGCTGCTGCGGGCTTTTGATGATGTGCCGGAGTTGCACGTCATCCAGCTGGACGCGCACCTGGACTTCACCGACACGCGCAACGACACCCGCTTCAGCAACTCCAGCCCGTTTCGTCGCGCCGCCGAGGAGCTGCCCAACCTCGTTCACATCACCACCATCGGTCTGCGCGGGTTGCGCCATGACCCGGAGGCGGTGGCGGCGGCGCGGGCGCGCGGGCACACGCTGGTGCCGATGGAGGAGGTGGAGGCCCGCTGCGCCGGGATCGTGGAGGCGCTGCCCCCTGGCCGCCCGGTGTACCTGAGCGTGGACGTGGACGCCTTTGACCCCGCCGTGCTGCCCGGCACCAGCAGCCCGGAGCCGGACGGCTTCACGTATGCCCTGGCGCTGCGCGTGATCGCGGCGTTGGCCCACCGTCATCAACTCCTGGCGCTGGACGTGGTGGAGCTGGCCCCCAACCTCGATCCCACCGGACGCAGCGAACTCGTCGCCGCCCGGCTGATCATGGAAACGCTGTGCGAGGTCTTCCATGACTGA
- the hutU gene encoding urocanate hydratase has product MTTTPPVFDNSSAPVIRAPRGPQRTAKGWIQEAAKRMLMNNLDPEVAEHPQELVVYGGRGKAARNWAAFHKIVETLDRLDNDETLLIQSGKPVAVLRTHEFAPRVILANSNLVPNWATWEEFDRLDQAGLMMYGQMTAGSWIYIGTQGILQGTYETFAGAADKHFGGSLKGTVTVTAGLGGMGGAQPLAVKLAGGVSITVEVDPTRIQKRLETRYLDEVAENLEDAIGRAEKYKAAGEARSIGLLGNAAEIIPQLVELNWTPDLITDQTSAHDPMWGYLPVTTPDEDAAVLRKDQPEVYQKRAYDAMAAHVRAILELQKRGAVAFDYGNNLRQRAREAGVENAFDYPGFVPAFIRDSFCEGRGPFRWVALSGDPEDIYATDRALLELFPDDARLQSWLTYAADQIAFQGLPARICWLGYRERDRAARLFNEMVADGRLKAPIVIGRDHLDAGSVASPYRETEAMLDGSDAVSDWPLLNFGVGIASGAAWMSFHHGGGVGMGFSQHSGLVALADGTPEAAERLSRCLTNDPAMGVLRHADAGYERAQDVARERGLDLPSLGIEDRQ; this is encoded by the coding sequence ATGACCACAACCCCGCCTGTTTTCGACAACTCCAGCGCCCCCGTCATCCGCGCTCCCCGTGGCCCGCAGCGCACCGCGAAAGGCTGGATTCAGGAGGCGGCCAAGCGCATGCTGATGAACAACCTCGATCCAGAGGTGGCCGAACACCCGCAGGAACTGGTGGTCTACGGTGGGCGCGGCAAGGCGGCGCGCAACTGGGCGGCGTTCCACAAGATCGTGGAGACGCTGGATCGACTGGACAACGACGAGACCCTGCTGATCCAGTCGGGCAAACCGGTGGCCGTGCTGCGGACGCACGAATTCGCCCCGCGTGTAATTCTCGCCAACTCCAACCTGGTGCCCAACTGGGCCACCTGGGAGGAGTTTGACCGGCTGGATCAGGCGGGCCTGATGATGTACGGCCAGATGACCGCCGGAAGCTGGATCTACATCGGCACGCAGGGCATCCTGCAAGGCACCTACGAGACGTTCGCGGGCGCGGCGGACAAGCACTTCGGCGGCAGCCTCAAGGGCACGGTCACGGTGACGGCGGGCCTGGGCGGCATGGGCGGCGCGCAGCCGCTGGCGGTCAAGCTGGCCGGGGGCGTGAGCATCACCGTGGAAGTCGACCCCACGCGCATCCAGAAACGTCTGGAAACCCGCTATCTGGACGAGGTGGCCGAGAATCTGGAAGACGCCATCGGGCGGGCCGAGAAGTACAAGGCTGCCGGAGAGGCCCGCTCGATTGGCCTGCTGGGCAACGCCGCCGAAATCATCCCGCAGCTGGTGGAGCTGAACTGGACGCCTGACCTCATCACCGATCAGACCAGCGCCCACGATCCGATGTGGGGCTACCTGCCCGTGACCACGCCCGACGAGGATGCCGCCGTCCTGCGCAAAGACCAGCCGGAGGTGTACCAGAAGCGCGCCTACGACGCGATGGCCGCGCACGTCCGCGCCATCCTGGAACTCCAGAAGCGCGGCGCGGTGGCCTTCGACTACGGCAACAACCTGCGCCAGCGGGCCAGGGAGGCGGGCGTCGAGAATGCCTTCGATTACCCCGGCTTCGTGCCCGCCTTTATCCGCGACTCCTTCTGCGAGGGGCGTGGGCCGTTCCGCTGGGTGGCGCTGTCCGGCGATCCCGAGGACATCTACGCCACGGATCGGGCGCTGCTGGAACTGTTCCCCGACGACGCCCGCCTGCAATCCTGGCTGACCTACGCCGCCGATCAGATCGCCTTCCAGGGCCTGCCCGCCCGCATCTGCTGGCTGGGCTACCGCGAGCGGGATCGGGCCGCGCGCCTGTTCAACGAGATGGTGGCCGATGGCCGCCTGAAAGCCCCCATCGTGATCGGGCGCGATCATCTGGACGCGGGCAGCGTCGCCAGTCCCTACCGCGAGACGGAGGCCATGCTGGACGGCAGCGACGCCGTGAGCGACTGGCCGCTGCTGAACTTCGGTGTGGGCATCGCGTCCGGCGCGGCGTGGATGAGCTTTCACCACGGCGGCGGCGTGGGCATGGGCTTTAGCCAGCACTCCGGTCTGGTGGCCCTGGCCGACGGCACCCCGGAAGCCGCCGAACGCCTGAGCCGCTGCCTGACCAACGATCCCGCGATGGGTGTGCTGCGCCACGCCGACGCCGGCTACGAGCGGGCGCAGGACGTGGCGCGCGAACGGGGGCTGGACTTGCCCAGCCTGGGGATTGAGGACAGGCAGTGA
- a CDS encoding lycopene cyclase family protein produces MPAEVLSDHTTDVLVVGGGPSGLALAAELAARHLSVRVVAPHPPQPFAPTYGAWLGELPAWAQACTAQVWTDVRVYSGPQPTPLLRPYALLDNARLLGTLLRRAGERLCWTQGRVTRAERRGELWHVHGEAGEVWTARLVVDASGHGGLLQPTAFEGGAALQTAYGIVAHFRRPPSPPGAMVWMDYRAPHLSRTEVRAEPTFLYAMHLDGDRYFVQETSLIARPAPSREFMAARLYARLEALGTPPHDTESDEWVAFPMNAPAPAPGGVLAFGAAAGLVHPISGFQVAGALNDAPRVAQAVAEALQAGQDAAAAGWAALWPPERRAAREVHLLDLAALLELPGDLLGAFFAAFFRLPAAEWHAFLAPQTGVGPLARSMLRVFAHAPNAVRLPLARAALRRPGVSLRALQQAARMKDSARFSHPSAAPARHPGAMTPPDDTSSDDTRREANSGDIDQQEVIEEGMQGATGNVNADGLAPDVNRQKKLEELRENVAEISGEGREDTRSS; encoded by the coding sequence ATGCCCGCTGAAGTCCTGTCCGATCACACAACCGACGTGCTGGTGGTGGGCGGCGGCCCCTCCGGCCTGGCGCTGGCCGCCGAACTGGCCGCCCGGCACCTGAGCGTGCGGGTGGTGGCCCCGCATCCGCCGCAGCCGTTTGCCCCCACCTACGGCGCATGGCTGGGCGAATTGCCCGCCTGGGCGCAGGCCTGCACGGCGCAGGTCTGGACGGACGTGCGGGTCTACAGCGGCCCGCAGCCCACCCCGCTGCTGCGCCCCTACGCCCTGCTGGACAATGCCCGCCTGCTGGGCACGCTGCTGAGGCGGGCAGGCGAGCGGCTGTGCTGGACGCAGGGCCGGGTGACGCGCGCGGAGCGGCGGGGTGAATTGTGGCACGTTCACGGCGAGGCGGGCGAGGTCTGGACGGCGCGGCTGGTGGTGGACGCGTCCGGGCACGGCGGCCTGCTGCAGCCCACAGCATTCGAGGGCGGCGCGGCATTGCAGACTGCCTACGGCATCGTGGCGCACTTCCGGCGTCCGCCCAGCCCGCCGGGAGCGATGGTCTGGATGGATTACCGCGCCCCTCACCTGAGCCGCACCGAGGTGCGCGCCGAGCCGACGTTCCTGTACGCCATGCATCTGGACGGGGATCGTTACTTCGTGCAGGAAACCAGCCTGATCGCCCGCCCGGCTCCCAGCCGCGAATTCATGGCCGCCCGTCTGTACGCCCGCCTGGAGGCCCTGGGCACGCCCCCCCACGACACCGAATCCGACGAGTGGGTAGCCTTTCCGATGAACGCGCCCGCGCCCGCGCCGGGAGGCGTGCTGGCATTTGGCGCGGCGGCGGGGCTGGTGCATCCGATCAGCGGCTTTCAGGTGGCCGGGGCGCTGAACGACGCCCCACGGGTGGCCCAGGCGGTGGCAGAGGCGCTACAGGCCGGGCAGGACGCCGCCGCTGCGGGCTGGGCCGCGCTGTGGCCCCCCGAACGCCGCGCCGCCCGCGAGGTGCATCTGCTGGATCTGGCCGCCCTGCTGGAACTGCCCGGAGACCTCCTGGGCGCCTTCTTTGCCGCCTTCTTCCGCTTGCCCGCTGCCGAGTGGCACGCCTTCCTGGCGCCGCAGACCGGGGTAGGGCCATTGGCCCGCAGCATGCTCCGGGTCTTTGCCCACGCGCCCAATGCGGTGCGCCTGCCGCTGGCCCGCGCCGCGCTGAGGCGTCCGGGCGTCAGCCTGCGCGCTTTGCAGCAGGCCGCCCGCATGAAGGATTCTGCCCGCTTTTCCCATCCTTCTGCCGCGCCCGCACGCCACCCTGGGGCCATGACCCCACCTGACGACACCAGCAGTGACGACACCCGACGTGAGGCAAACAGCGGCGACATCGATCAGCAGGAGGTGATCGAGGAAGGCATGCAGGGCGCTACCGGCAACGTGAACGCCGACGGCCTGGCCCCCGACGTGAACCGCCAGAAGAAGCTCGAAGAATTGCGCGAGAATGTCGCCGAGATCAGCGGCGAGGGCCGAGAGGATACCCGCTCCAGCTGA
- the hutI gene encoding imidazolonepropionase, which translates to MTETLFTGIAQLVTPPPGPQRGAAMRELMVIQNAALLVRDGLIAWVGSENEAPTASAKHGLGGVAVVPGLIDPHTHAVWAGDRLGDFEARVAGVPYETILATGGGIRSSIAATAAATVEELVALARPRLEALHRSGATTVEVKSGYGLDFAAELRMLRAVRELGREFAVIPTLLIHVPPTEGREAYVRGVCETLIPEAAAEGLATAVDVFCEAESFSVEETRKIFEAAQAHGLKLKLHADQFHAIGGTELACRMGALSVDHLEASGGAQIAALAASKTVATILPGVTLHLGLPAAPGRALIDAGAALALGTDLNPGSSPLFSAQLALALAVRLNGLTPAEALTAATVNAAAALGLTDRGSLSVGQRADFLTLNGPDWRDLPYTLGANPLRDVFVGGVKR; encoded by the coding sequence ATGACTGAGACCCTGTTTACCGGCATCGCTCAGCTCGTCACCCCGCCGCCCGGCCCCCAGCGCGGCGCGGCCATGCGCGAGTTGATGGTCATCCAGAACGCCGCCCTGCTCGTGCGCGACGGCCTGATCGCCTGGGTTGGGTCTGAAAACGAGGCTCCCACTGCCTCCGCAAAACATGGTCTGGGCGGCGTTGCCGTTGTCCCCGGTCTGATTGATCCACACACCCACGCGGTCTGGGCCGGGGATCGCCTGGGCGATTTCGAGGCGCGGGTGGCCGGCGTGCCCTACGAGACCATCCTGGCGACGGGCGGCGGCATCCGCTCCAGCATCGCGGCGACGGCGGCGGCCACGGTGGAAGAACTGGTGGCCCTGGCCCGCCCCCGCCTGGAGGCCCTGCACCGCTCGGGCGCGACGACGGTGGAGGTCAAGAGCGGCTATGGCCTGGACTTCGCGGCAGAACTGCGGATGCTGCGGGCCGTCCGGGAGCTGGGCCGCGAGTTCGCGGTCATCCCCACGCTGCTGATTCACGTGCCGCCCACCGAGGGCCGGGAGGCCTACGTGCGCGGCGTGTGCGAAACGCTGATTCCCGAAGCCGCCGCCGAAGGGCTCGCCACCGCCGTGGACGTGTTCTGCGAGGCCGAGTCGTTCTCGGTGGAGGAAACCCGGAAAATCTTTGAGGCGGCCCAGGCCCACGGCCTGAAGCTCAAACTCCACGCCGATCAGTTTCACGCCATCGGCGGCACCGAACTGGCCTGCCGGATGGGGGCGCTGAGCGTGGACCATCTGGAGGCCAGTGGCGGCGCGCAAATCGCGGCGCTGGCGGCCTCCAAGACGGTGGCGACGATCCTGCCCGGCGTGACGCTGCATCTGGGCCTGCCCGCTGCGCCGGGCCGCGCGCTGATCGACGCGGGCGCGGCATTGGCGCTGGGCACCGATCTGAATCCCGGCAGCTCGCCGCTGTTCAGCGCGCAACTGGCCCTGGCCCTGGCGGTGCGCCTAAATGGCCTGACCCCCGCCGAGGCCCTGACCGCCGCCACCGTCAACGCCGCCGCCGCGCTGGGCCTGACGGATCGCGGCTCCCTGAGTGTCGGTCAGCGTGCCGACTTCCTGACGCTGAACGGCCCCGACTGGCGCGACTTGCCATATACCCTGGGTGCGAACCCGCTGCGGGATGTGTTTGTGGGAGGAGTGAAACGATGA